In Streptomyces sp. NBC_00306, a single genomic region encodes these proteins:
- the secG gene encoding preprotein translocase subunit SecG: protein MGFSIALIAFSLLLMLLVLMHKGKGGGLSDMFGGGMQSSVGGSSVAERNLDRITVVVGLLWFACIVVLGLLMKLDS, encoded by the coding sequence ATGGGGTTCTCGATCGCCCTGATCGCTTTCAGCCTGCTGCTGATGCTGCTCGTGCTGATGCACAAGGGGAAGGGCGGCGGCCTCTCCGACATGTTCGGCGGTGGCATGCAGTCGTCCGTGGGCGGCTCCTCGGTCGCCGAGCGCAACCTCGACCGCATCACCGTGGTGGTCGGTCTGCTGTGGTTCGCGTGCATTGTCGTACTTGGTCTGCTGATGAAGCTGGACAGCTGA
- a CDS encoding M14 family metallopeptidase codes for MRRRARSILAAASLLTATLAAAPIARAEPGGGNGDGLSVWHAKVTKAQVPLILAAGADGHELTEQVPDKGTATVELYLTKRQAGELREQGVGITEHTVSPAARNRVAAAGDGVFRPYSGEKGLQREILATAQANPGLTKVISIGKTVKGQDILALKLSKGAAKSADGSKPATLYMSNQHAREWITPEMTRRLMHYYLANYGKDPRVTKIVNSSELWFVLSANPDGYDYSFTGTQQRQWRKNLRDNNGDGAVNTGDGVDLNRNFTYKWGYDNEGSSPDPFDETFRGTGPASEPETKAIDRFQKRIGFSYGINYHSAAELLLYGVGWQVATPTPDDVLYRSLAGTPENSAIPGYRPQVSSELYTTNGEADGHAANVNGMMMYTPEMSTCATVSRIDPQDPWNAADCASVFTFPDDEKLIQQEFAKNVPFALSVAETSLHPDQPSSSLGLKAADFTPDPFTVSYARGGDQEVSVVARKSVRDKELRYRVNGGRVHDQALKPWKGGETYGGEDNILFDEYRAKVKDGDVGDTVEVWFTGETRAGKPTASEHFTYTIAGRPRGDTLVIAEEGGTAAAKNTAAYTKALADNGERSAVWDVATQGVPHRLGVLGHFDTALWYTGAAAPSWPTTQAVRDFVNEGGKLITTGERAGGNADLGGALSDDFAQYYLGASGRASLAGAADFLGTGRLSGAAGALGDAPGNPLDAAGAYTITSDSLPPAQFPQFRSAAAGDYPGVKMPFSPYDGQWYAAASHRNSSWMRLSQAVDLTGTTAADRPALNLRISFNTEPGYDNAVVEVHTVGQDDWTTLPDSNGGTRTTVPTQCDQGFYVNQHPFLRHYLTVGSGGCTATGTSGAWHSFTGASDGWKAASFDLSAYAGKQIEVSVSYITDPSDGGRGIFVDDTRLVTAAGQGAEGFETSLGPWTTGPAPDGSPALRGTWERSQDLFPSAAAVTTRDTVLIGFGLEHVPGATDRKKIVGRALGALGR; via the coding sequence ATGAGACGCAGAGCGAGATCGATCCTCGCCGCGGCTTCACTGCTGACCGCAACACTTGCGGCGGCTCCGATCGCCCGCGCCGAACCCGGCGGAGGGAACGGCGACGGGCTGTCCGTGTGGCACGCGAAAGTCACCAAGGCCCAGGTGCCCCTGATCCTCGCGGCGGGCGCCGACGGGCACGAACTGACGGAACAGGTGCCCGACAAGGGCACGGCGACCGTCGAGCTCTACCTCACGAAACGTCAGGCCGGTGAACTGCGCGAGCAGGGCGTCGGCATCACCGAGCACACCGTCTCCCCGGCGGCGAGGAACCGGGTCGCCGCCGCCGGCGACGGCGTCTTCCGTCCGTACAGCGGCGAGAAGGGCCTCCAGCGCGAGATCCTCGCCACCGCGCAGGCCAACCCCGGCCTCACCAAGGTCATCAGCATCGGCAAGACGGTCAAGGGCCAGGACATCCTCGCGCTCAAGCTCAGCAAGGGCGCGGCGAAGTCGGCGGACGGCTCCAAGCCCGCGACGCTGTACATGTCCAACCAGCACGCGCGTGAGTGGATCACTCCGGAGATGACCCGGCGGCTGATGCACTACTACCTCGCCAACTACGGCAAGGACCCCCGCGTCACCAAGATCGTGAACAGCAGCGAGCTGTGGTTCGTGCTGTCCGCCAATCCCGACGGGTACGACTACTCGTTCACCGGCACCCAGCAGCGGCAGTGGCGCAAGAACCTCCGCGACAACAACGGTGACGGCGCGGTCAACACGGGCGACGGCGTCGACCTCAACCGGAACTTCACCTACAAGTGGGGCTACGACAACGAGGGTTCGTCCCCCGACCCGTTCGACGAGACCTTCCGGGGCACCGGCCCGGCCTCCGAGCCGGAGACCAAGGCCATCGACCGCTTCCAGAAGCGCATCGGCTTCTCCTACGGCATCAACTACCACTCCGCGGCCGAACTGCTGCTGTACGGAGTGGGCTGGCAGGTCGCCACACCGACGCCGGACGACGTCCTCTACCGGTCGCTCGCCGGCACCCCCGAGAACTCGGCGATCCCCGGCTACCGTCCGCAGGTCTCCTCCGAGCTCTACACCACCAACGGTGAGGCCGACGGGCACGCGGCCAACGTCAACGGGATGATGATGTACACCCCGGAGATGTCGACCTGTGCCACCGTCTCCAGGATCGATCCCCAGGACCCCTGGAACGCGGCCGACTGCGCCTCCGTCTTCACCTTCCCCGACGACGAGAAGCTGATCCAGCAGGAGTTCGCCAAGAACGTCCCGTTCGCGCTCTCCGTCGCCGAGACGTCCCTGCACCCGGACCAGCCGTCCTCCTCGCTGGGCCTGAAGGCCGCGGACTTCACCCCCGACCCCTTCACGGTCTCCTACGCGCGCGGCGGCGACCAGGAGGTCTCCGTCGTGGCCCGCAAGTCGGTGCGCGACAAGGAGCTCCGCTACCGCGTCAACGGCGGGCGGGTCCACGACCAGGCGCTGAAGCCCTGGAAGGGCGGCGAGACCTACGGCGGTGAGGACAACATCCTCTTCGACGAGTACCGCGCCAAGGTCAAGGACGGCGACGTCGGCGACACGGTCGAGGTCTGGTTCACCGGCGAGACCCGGGCCGGAAAGCCCACCGCGAGCGAGCACTTCACGTACACGATCGCCGGGCGGCCGCGCGGCGACACGCTCGTGATCGCCGAGGAGGGCGGCACCGCCGCCGCGAAGAACACGGCCGCGTACACCAAGGCACTCGCCGACAACGGCGAGCGCAGCGCGGTCTGGGACGTCGCCACCCAGGGCGTGCCGCACCGGCTCGGCGTGCTCGGCCACTTCGACACGGCCCTCTGGTACACCGGAGCCGCCGCACCTTCCTGGCCCACCACCCAGGCCGTACGCGACTTCGTCAACGAGGGTGGCAAGCTCATCACCACCGGTGAACGGGCCGGCGGCAACGCCGACCTCGGCGGGGCGCTCAGCGACGACTTCGCGCAGTACTACCTCGGTGCGTCGGGACGCGCCTCGCTCGCCGGGGCGGCGGACTTCCTCGGCACCGGACGCCTCTCCGGCGCCGCGGGCGCGCTCGGCGACGCACCCGGCAACCCGCTGGACGCGGCGGGTGCGTACACGATCACCTCGGACAGCCTGCCGCCCGCGCAGTTCCCGCAGTTCCGCAGCGCGGCCGCGGGCGACTACCCGGGCGTGAAGATGCCGTTCTCGCCGTACGACGGACAGTGGTACGCGGCGGCGAGCCACCGCAACTCCTCCTGGATGCGGCTGTCGCAGGCGGTCGATCTGACCGGCACCACCGCCGCCGACCGGCCGGCGCTGAACCTGCGGATCAGCTTCAACACCGAACCCGGTTACGACAACGCCGTCGTCGAGGTCCACACCGTCGGCCAGGACGACTGGACCACCCTGCCGGACAGTAACGGCGGTACACGGACGACCGTGCCGACCCAGTGCGACCAGGGGTTCTACGTCAACCAGCACCCGTTCCTGCGGCATTACCTCACCGTGGGATCCGGCGGCTGCACGGCGACCGGCACCAGCGGCGCCTGGCACTCGTTCACCGGTGCCTCCGACGGCTGGAAGGCCGCCTCGTTCGATCTGAGCGCCTACGCGGGCAAGCAGATCGAGGTCTCCGTCTCGTACATCACCGACCCCAGTGACGGCGGCCGCGGCATCTTCGTGGACGACACCAGGCTGGTCACCGCCGCCGGACAGGGCGCCGAGGGATTCGAGACCTCGCTCGGGCCGTGGACGACGGGTCCGGCGCCCGACGGCAGCCCGGCGCTGCGCGGGACCTGGGAACGCAGCCAGGACCTGTTCCCGTCGGCGGCTGCGGTCACCACGCGGGACACCGTGCTGATCGGATTCGGCCTGGAGCACGTCCCCGGCGCGACCGACCGCAAGAAGATCGTCGGCCGTGCTCTCGGCGCACTCGGGCGCTGA
- a CDS encoding phosphoglycerate kinase, with product MKTIDQLLAEGVAGQRVFVRADLNVPLDGTTITDDGRIRAVQPTVAKLAEAGARVVVASHLGRPKGAPDPAFSLAPAAARLGELLGTDVAFATDTVGESARSVVAGLADGQVAVIENLRFNPGETSKDDAERGAFADELAALADVYVGDGFGAVHRKHASVYDLPARLPHAAGQLIATEVGVLKKLTEDVARPYVVVLGGAKVSDKLGVIDHLLEKADRILIGGGMAYTFLKAQGHEVGISLLQEDQIPAVKEYLTRAEAKGVEFVLPVDVLVAPEFPDLKTKAPAHPTVVAADAIPADEEGLDIGPETRKLYASKLADAATVFWNGPMGVFEHPDYAEGTKAVAQALVESPAFSVVGGGDSAAAVRILGFDEKAFGHISTGGGASLEYLEGKTLPGLAALED from the coding sequence ATGAAGACGATCGACCAGCTTCTTGCAGAAGGGGTCGCGGGTCAGCGCGTTTTCGTCCGCGCCGACCTGAACGTGCCGCTCGACGGCACCACCATCACCGACGACGGCCGTATCCGGGCCGTCCAGCCGACCGTCGCCAAGCTCGCCGAGGCCGGCGCCCGCGTCGTCGTCGCCTCCCACCTCGGCCGCCCCAAGGGCGCCCCGGACCCGGCCTTCTCGCTGGCCCCCGCGGCCGCCCGGCTCGGTGAACTGCTCGGCACCGACGTCGCCTTCGCGACCGACACCGTCGGCGAGTCGGCCCGCTCCGTCGTCGCCGGCCTGGCGGACGGCCAGGTCGCGGTGATCGAGAACCTCCGCTTCAACCCCGGTGAGACGAGCAAGGACGACGCCGAGCGCGGCGCCTTCGCCGACGAGCTCGCCGCCCTGGCCGATGTGTACGTCGGCGACGGCTTCGGCGCCGTGCACCGCAAGCACGCCTCCGTGTACGACCTGCCGGCCCGCCTGCCGCACGCGGCCGGCCAGCTGATCGCCACCGAGGTCGGCGTCCTCAAGAAGCTCACGGAGGACGTGGCACGCCCGTACGTCGTCGTGCTCGGCGGAGCCAAGGTCTCCGACAAGCTCGGTGTGATCGACCATCTGCTGGAGAAGGCCGACCGCATCCTGATCGGCGGCGGCATGGCGTACACCTTCCTCAAGGCCCAGGGCCACGAGGTCGGTATCTCGCTGCTCCAGGAGGACCAGATCCCGGCGGTCAAGGAGTACCTGACGCGCGCCGAGGCGAAGGGCGTGGAGTTCGTGCTCCCCGTCGACGTCCTGGTCGCCCCGGAATTCCCGGACCTCAAGACCAAGGCCCCGGCCCATCCCACCGTCGTCGCCGCGGACGCGATCCCGGCCGACGAGGAGGGTCTGGACATCGGTCCCGAGACCCGCAAGCTTTACGCATCGAAGCTCGCCGACGCGGCCACCGTTTTCTGGAACGGTCCGATGGGCGTCTTCGAGCACCCCGACTACGCCGAGGGCACCAAGGCCGTCGCCCAGGCGCTCGTCGAGTCCCCGGCCTTCAGCGTGGTCGGCGGCGGGGACTCCGCCGCGGCCGTGCGGATCCTGGGCTTCGACGAGAAGGCATTCGGCCACATCTCGACCGGTGGCGGCGCAAGCCTCGAGTACCTCGAGGGCAAGACGCTTCCCGGCCTCGCCGCACTGGAGGACTGA
- the gap gene encoding type I glyceraldehyde-3-phosphate dehydrogenase, whose protein sequence is MTIRVGINGFGRIGRNYFRALLEQGADIEIVAVNDLGDTATTAHLLKYDTILGRLKAEVTHTADTITVDGHTIKVLSERNPADIPWGELGVDIVVESTGIFTKKADAAKHIAGGAKKVLISAPAKDEDITIVMGVNQDKYDADKHHVISNASCTTNCVAPMAKVLDENFGIVKGLMTTVHAYTNDQRILDFPHSDLRRARAAAENIIPTTTGAAKATALVLPQLKGKLDGIAMRVPVPTGSATDLVVTLQREVTKDEVNAAFKKASDDGDLKGFLTYTEDPIVSSDIVGDPASCTFDSSLTMVQEGNTVKILGWYDNEWGYSNRLVDLTVFVGGRL, encoded by the coding sequence GTGACGATCCGCGTAGGCATCAACGGCTTTGGCCGCATCGGTCGTAACTACTTCCGCGCGCTGCTGGAGCAGGGTGCAGACATCGAGATCGTGGCTGTCAACGACCTGGGTGACACTGCGACCACGGCCCACTTGCTGAAGTACGACACGATCCTGGGCCGCCTCAAGGCCGAGGTGACCCACACCGCCGACACCATCACGGTCGACGGCCACACGATCAAGGTGCTCTCCGAGCGCAACCCCGCCGACATCCCGTGGGGCGAGCTGGGCGTCGACATCGTCGTCGAGTCGACCGGCATCTTCACGAAGAAGGCGGACGCCGCGAAGCACATCGCGGGCGGCGCCAAGAAGGTCCTCATCTCGGCTCCGGCCAAGGACGAGGACATCACCATCGTGATGGGCGTCAACCAGGACAAGTACGACGCGGACAAGCACCACGTCATCTCCAACGCCTCCTGCACCACCAACTGTGTGGCGCCGATGGCCAAGGTTCTCGACGAGAACTTCGGCATCGTCAAGGGCCTGATGACCACGGTCCACGCGTACACCAACGACCAGCGCATCCTGGACTTCCCGCACTCGGACCTGCGTCGCGCCCGCGCCGCGGCCGAGAACATCATTCCGACCACGACGGGTGCCGCGAAGGCCACCGCTCTGGTCCTCCCGCAGCTCAAGGGCAAGCTCGACGGCATCGCGATGCGCGTGCCGGTCCCGACCGGTTCGGCCACCGACCTGGTCGTGACGCTGCAGCGCGAGGTCACCAAGGACGAGGTCAACGCCGCGTTCAAGAAGGCGTCCGACGACGGCGACCTCAAGGGCTTCCTGACCTACACCGAGGACCCGATCGTCTCCTCGGACATCGTCGGCGACCCGGCCTCCTGCACCTTCGACTCCTCCCTGACCATGGTCCAGGAGGGCAACACGGTGAAGATCCTCGGCTGGTACGACAACGAGTGGGGCTACTCCAACCGCCTCGTGGACCTCACGGTCTTCGTCGGCGGCCGGCTCTGA
- the tpiA gene encoding triose-phosphate isomerase, producing MTTRTPLMAGNWKMNLNHLEAIAHVQKLAFALSDKDYDAVEVSVLPPFTDLRSVQTLIDGDKLKIKYGAQDLSAHDSGAYTGEISGLMLAKLKCTYVAVGHSERRQYHAETDEICNAKVKAAFRHGLTPILCIGEGLDVRKAGQQVQYTLNQLEGGLKDVPAEQAESIVIAYEPVWAIGTGEVATPEDAQEVCGAIRGRLAELYSQELADKVRIQYGGSVKSGNVAAIMAQPDVDGALVGGAALDADEFVKIVRFRDQ from the coding sequence ATGACCACCCGTACCCCGCTGATGGCGGGCAACTGGAAGATGAACCTCAACCACCTCGAGGCCATCGCCCACGTCCAGAAGCTCGCCTTCGCGCTGTCCGACAAGGACTACGACGCCGTGGAGGTGTCGGTCCTGCCGCCCTTCACCGACCTGCGGTCCGTCCAGACCCTGATCGACGGCGACAAGCTGAAGATCAAGTACGGCGCCCAGGACCTCTCGGCGCACGACTCCGGCGCGTACACCGGCGAGATCTCGGGCCTGATGCTGGCCAAGCTGAAGTGCACCTATGTCGCGGTGGGCCACTCCGAGCGCCGGCAGTACCACGCCGAGACGGACGAGATCTGCAACGCCAAGGTGAAGGCAGCGTTCCGGCACGGTCTGACCCCGATCCTCTGCATCGGCGAGGGCCTGGACGTCCGCAAGGCCGGCCAGCAGGTCCAGTACACGCTGAACCAGCTCGAAGGCGGTCTGAAGGACGTCCCGGCCGAGCAGGCCGAGTCCATCGTGATCGCGTACGAGCCCGTGTGGGCCATCGGCACCGGTGAGGTCGCCACCCCGGAGGACGCCCAGGAGGTCTGCGGGGCGATCCGCGGGCGGCTGGCCGAGCTGTACTCGCAGGAGCTCGCCGACAAGGTGCGCATCCAGTACGGCGGCTCCGTGAAGTCCGGAAACGTCGCCGCGATCATGGCGCAGCCCGATGTGGACGGCGCTCTGGTCGGTGGCGCGGCACTGGACGCCGACGAGTTCGTCAAGATCGTCCGGTTCCGCGACCAGTGA
- a CDS encoding RNA polymerase-binding protein RbpA, whose product MASGNAIRGSRVGAGPMGEAERGESAPRLRISFWCSNGHETQPSFASDAQVPDTWDCPRCGFPAGQDRDNPPDPPRTEPYKTHLAYVRERRSDADGEAILAEALAKLRGEI is encoded by the coding sequence GTGGCAAGTGGCAACGCGATCCGGGGAAGCCGGGTCGGAGCGGGGCCGATGGGCGAGGCCGAGCGTGGCGAGTCCGCGCCACGCCTGCGCATCTCCTTCTGGTGCTCGAACGGGCACGAGACGCAGCCGAGCTTCGCCAGCGACGCACAGGTCCCTGACACTTGGGACTGCCCGCGCTGCGGGTTCCCGGCCGGTCAGGACCGGGACAACCCGCCGGACCCGCCGCGGACCGAGCCGTACAAGACGCACCTCGCGTATGTACGCGAGCGGCGCAGCGACGCGGACGGCGAGGCGATCCTCGCCGAAGCGCTTGCCAAACTGCGGGGCGAGATCTAG